A single genomic interval of Arthrobacter globiformis harbors:
- a CDS encoding GIY-YIG nuclease family protein, with amino-acid sequence MGPSLLPYVREQGIRNSKRPATPPRIWLNFLATTGRRARFLTAHENHGEVLAERTDLRRYFDLQPSPVFAALEDRLVIEWTNDPVNWAKTGDQAVGMTVVEIADPSSVAFPGFDSLLVSYDELQAVITDDRCGQWRTALSSVQGIYLIADTTTGKLYVGKADGAERFLGRWSEYARNGHAGNVALRELAAADARHRQHFQFSILQVFSPSAPAAQVDSAEAHYKRALLTRQFGMNLN; translated from the coding sequence ATGGGGCCCAGCCTCCTGCCGTACGTGCGGGAACAGGGCATCCGCAACAGCAAGCGGCCAGCGACTCCTCCTAGGATCTGGCTGAACTTCCTCGCCACCACCGGACGGCGTGCCCGGTTCCTTACCGCGCACGAGAACCATGGCGAAGTCCTTGCAGAGCGCACCGACCTTCGCCGCTACTTCGACCTGCAGCCCTCGCCGGTGTTCGCTGCCCTGGAGGACCGCCTGGTTATTGAGTGGACAAATGACCCGGTGAACTGGGCCAAGACAGGAGATCAGGCGGTTGGCATGACTGTCGTCGAGATCGCCGACCCGTCCAGCGTGGCCTTCCCCGGATTCGACTCGCTCCTTGTCAGCTACGACGAGCTCCAGGCCGTCATCACGGACGACCGCTGCGGGCAATGGCGGACGGCACTCAGCTCTGTTCAGGGCATCTACCTCATCGCCGACACCACGACCGGCAAACTGTACGTGGGGAAAGCCGACGGCGCCGAACGCTTCCTGGGCCGCTGGAGCGAGTACGCCAGGAACGGCCACGCCGGCAACGTTGCCCTCCGGGAGCTGGCTGCCGCCGACGCCCGGCACCGGCAGCACTTCCAGTTCAGCATCCTGCAGGTCTTCTCGCCGAGCGCGCCGGCCGCCCAGGTGGATTCCGCCGAAGCCCATTACAAGAGGGCTCTCCTCACCCGGCAGTTCGGCATGAACCTGAACTAG